gacccctgagtgacccctgagtgacccctggctgacccctctcccctcccccgcAGTTCCTGTGTGACCCCTCGGCCTTGGGCAGTGTCCGGCAGGGCCTGGTGGCCGCAGGGCTCCGGCCGCTCTCGGCCACCGTCGAGTTCCAGCCGCGGTCACTCCTGACCTTGGCCGAAGGTGCCAGGACAGCGGCCGGACGGCTCCTGGACGCTCTGGCCGAGCGGCCGGACATCGTCCGGCTCTTCCACGACATCGACGAGCGGCCGGAGGACGCCGGCGGTCACTCCGGGAGTgatggtcactctggtggtGACCAGTccagtggtcactctggtggtcactctggtggtgGTTAATCCACTGGTGGTCACTCAAGTGGTCACTTAAGTGGTCACTCTAGTGGTCATTCCAGTGGTGGTCACTCCAGTGGTCACTCTAATGGTGGTCAGTCCACTGGTGGTCACTGTAGTGGTCACTCCAGTGGTCACTTTGGTGGTGGTCACTGCAGTGGTCAGTCCACAGGAGGTCACTCCAGTGGTCACTCCAGTGGTCACCCCACTGATGGTCACCGTAGTGGTCACTCTAGTGGTCACTCTAGTGGTCAGTCCACTGGTGGTCACTGCAGTGGTCATTccactggtggtcactggtggtcactggtggtgACCAGTccagtggtcactctggtggtgGTTAATCCACCGGTGGCCACTAAAGTGGTCACTCTAGTGGTCATTCCAGTGGTGGTCACTGCAGTGGTCACTGcagtggtcactctggggtGGTCAGTCCAGTCATGGCCACTCTGGTGGTCACTCcagtggtcactctggggtGGTCAGTCCCCGCCGGACGCGGGGGGTGTTGGGAAATAAACGCCGGCCTGAGCCCGGCTACGGCCACTGAGTGGTCAGTGGTCATTCaaggggtcactgggggtggTCAGTGGTCATCGGgggtggtcagtggtcactggGGTGGTCAAGTGGTCATCCAGGGGTGGTCAGTGGTCATTCAAGGGGTCATCCAGGGGTGGTCAAGGGGTCATTGGGGGTGGTCAAGTGGTCATCCAGGGGTGGTCAGTGGTCACCAGGGGTGGTCACTGGGGGTGGTCAGTGGTCATTGGAGGTGGTCAAGTGGTCACTGGGGGTGGTCAAGAAGTGACCAGGGGTCACTGGGGAGTGGTCAGTGGTCATCAGGGGTGGCCAGGGGTCATCAGGGTGGTCACTGGGGGTGGTCAGGTGGTCACTGGGGGTGGTCAAGTGGTCATCAGGGGTGGCCAGGGGTCATCCAGGGGTGGTCAAATGGTCACTGGGGGTGGTCAAGTGGTCATCCAGGGGTGGTCAGGTGGTCACTGGGGGTGGTCAGTGGTCATCAGGGGTGGTCAAGGGGTCATCCAGGGGTGGTCAAGGGGTCATTGGGGTGGTCAAGTGGTCACTGGAGGTGGTCAAGTGGTCACTGGAGGTGGTCAGTGGTCATCGGGGTGGTCAGTGGTCATTCaaggggtcactgggggtggTCAGTGGTCACCAGGGGTGGCCAGGGGTCATCAGGGGTGGCCAAGAAGTGACCAGGGGTCATCAGGGGGTGGTCAAGGGGTCACTGGAGGTGGTCAAGGGGTCATTGGGGGTGGTCAGTGGTCATTGGGGGTGGTCAAGGGGTCATCAggagtggtcagtggtcactggGGGTGGTCAGTGGTCATTGGGGGTGGTCAAGAAGTGACCAGTGGTCACCAAGGGTGGCCAGGGGTCATCAGGGTGGTCACTGGGGGTGGTCAAGTGGTCATTGGGGTGGTCAAGGGGTCACTGGAGGTGGTCAAGGGGTCATCCAGgggtggtcagtggtcactggGGGTGGTCAAGGGGTCATCCAGgggtggtcagtggtcactggGGGTGGTCACTGGGGGTGGTCAGTGGTCATTGGGGGTGGTCAGGTGGTCACTGGGGGTGGTCAAGGGGTCATTGGGGTGGTCAAATGGTCACTGGGGGTGGTCAAGTGGTCACCAGGAGTGGCCAAAGAACTCCCAAGGCTCGCCCAGGGCCCGTCCGAGCCCCTCCGGCCGCGGTCATTTATTGGTCACTCGTCCGAGCCCGCAGGGCTACCCAGGAAAAGGTCGGAGTAGCCAAAGGCCAGAGCggccccttcctcctcctcctcctcctcctcgtcctcctcgtGGTCATCCTCGTCCTCCTCGTGGTCATCCTCGTCCTCCTCGCGGTCATCTTCGTCCTCCTCGCGGTCATCCTCGTCCTCCTCGCggtcatcttcctcctcctcctcctcctcgcggCCGCGCCGCCGTCCCGAGCCCTCGGCGTTGGCCTTGCGGTCATCTCGGGCCGGACGGGGCTCCTGGAGCGGCCGGAGCCCGCCGGACGTCGCTCTGGAGCCAGATGACCACTGGTCATCCTTGGTGACcgctgctcttcctcctgctgacCGCTGGTCGTCCTTGGGGGCCACTCTTCCTCCAGATGACCACTGGTCACTCTTGGAGCCCGATGACCACTGGTCACTCTTGGAGCCCGATGACCACTGGTCACTCTTGGAGCCCGATGACCACTGGTCACTCTTGGAGCCTGATGACCACTGGTCACTCTTGGAGCCCGATGACCACTGGTCATCCTTGGACCCTACTGGTCTTCCACCAGTTGACCACTGGTCATCCTTCAATCCAGATCTTCCTCCAGATGACCACTGGTCACTTTTGGAGCCAGATGACCACTGGTCACTCTTGGAGCCAGATGACCACTGGTCACTCTTTGACTCAGATGACCACTGGTCACTCTTGGATCCAGATCTTCCTCCAGATGACCACTGGTCATTTTTGGACCCAGATGACCACTGGTCACTCTTCAACCCCTCTGACCACTGGTCATCCTTgcttccagctcttcctccagcTGACCACTGGTCACTCTTGGACCCAGATGACCACTGGTCACTCTTGGACCCAGATGACCACTGGTCATTTTTGGACCCCGATGACCACTGGTCATCCTTGGACCCCGCCGACCATTGACCACTGACCGCTGCcccaccccccctccccctggCCGGAGCCGTCCGGGCTCTCCTCGGCCGCTTGACCGCCTCTCCGGCCGCTCGGGCGCGGTGTCCGAGCAGGCGTCCGAGCAGGAATCGCCGCTGGCCGCGGGCTCGCAGCCACTTGGCCTCCAGCCGGGCGACCTCGTCGCAGAGGGCGCCGTTCTCCAGCACCAGCGCCCGCGCCGCGCGGCGCAGCCGGCGCCAGCGCTGCCGGTAACGCTCGGCCGGACGCGGCCGCGGCATGGCCGGACAACGAGTGGACACTGGGTGGACactggagagaggagaggggaaaaatgttGGTGAGAATTGGCCAAAATTGGCAAAAATTGACCTAAAATTGGCAAAAAACGACCCACAATTGGCTCAAATCGACCCAAAATTGGCTCAAATCGACCCAAAATTGGCCCAAATTGGCACAAATTGACCCAAATTGGTCTTGGATTGACCCAAATTGGCACAAATTGACCCAAATTGGCACAAATTGGCACAAATTGGCacaaattgacccaaaattgactCAAATTGAGCTCAAATTGACCCAAATTGGTCTTGGATTGACCCAAATTGGCCCAAATTGACCCAAATTGGCACAAATTGGCACAAATTGGCACAAATTGACCAAAATTGGCACAAATTGACCCAAATTGGCacaaattgacccaaaattgacccaaattgGTCCAAATTGACACAAATTGAGCCCAAAATGGTCTTGGATTGACCCAAATTGGCACAAATTGCGCTCAAATTAACCAAAATTGGCACAAATTGACCCAAATTGGCacaaattgacccaaaattgactCAAATTGGTCTTGGATTGAcccaaatccagcccaaatTGGCACAAATTGGCACAAATTGACCCAAATCGGCACAAATTGGTCTTGGATTGAcccaaattgacccaaaatgacTCAAATTGACACAAATTGAGCCCAAATTGGCACAAATTGACCCAAATTGACCCAAATCGGCACAAATTGGTCTTGGATTGACCCAAATGGACCCAAAACGACCCAAATTGGCACAAATTGACCCAAATTGAGCTCAAATTgacccaaattttcccaaattgaGCCCAAATTGAGCGAAATTGGcacaaattttcccaaattgaGCTGAAATTGCCCCAAAGGGAGCCCGGCCGTGCCCCGCGCGGCGCAGCCGGCGCCAGCGCTGCCGGTAACGCTCGGCCGGACGCGGCCGCGGCATGGCCGGACAGTGAGTGGACACTGGGTGGACactggagagaggagagaggaaaaatgttgGTGAGAATTGGCCAAAATTGGCAAAAATCGACCCAAAATTGGCTCAAATCGAGCTCAAATTGACCAAAATCGGCacaaattgacccaaaattgactCAAATTGAGCTCAAATTGACCCAAATTGAGCTCAAATTGACCCAAATTGGCACAAATTGACCCAAATTGGCACAAATCGACCCAAATTGACCCAAATTGGTACAAATTGAGCTCAAAGTGACCAAAATTGGCtcaaattgacccaaaattggcACAAATTGACCCAAATTGGCacaaattgacccaaaattggcACAAATTGACCCAAATTGACacaaattgacccaaaattgactCAAATTGAGCTCAAATTGACCCAAATTGGCACAAATTGAGCCCAAATTGACCAAAATTGGCACAAATTGACCCAAATTGGCACAAATTGGCACAAAATGACCCAAATCGAGCTCAAAGTGACCAAAATTGGCACAAATTGACCCAAATTGACCCAAATTGACACAAATTGGCACAAATCGACCCAAATTGGCCCAAATtgacccaaatttccccaaattttcccaaattgtccctaaatttcccaaaatttcccaaatttccccaaatttcgCCCAAATTGCCCcaaatttcctcaaaatttcccaaaattccccaaatttccccaaattgccccaaattttgcccaaatcgacccaaaattccccaaattgccccaaatttccaaaaaaaccccaaatttcctcaaatttcccccaaaatccccaaattttcccaaattttcccaaaattccccaaatttgcCCCAAATTCTCCCCGCCCGAATCCCGGGGTTCCCTTTTGAggaaaaatcggggaaaatcgggaaaaatggaaagaaaaaaccgCAATTTTGGCTGGAAATTCTCACGGAggtttcccctccccctccccccgctGGTTTTGGGGCGAAAAGCGGcgattttggggtaaaaaacggcgattttggggcaaaaaacGGCGATTTTTGGACTCACCGGGGTCGGAACGAAGCGGGTGGGACCGGAAGTGAGCGCGGGGGGAACGGAAATGAGGGAACACCACCGGAAGTCGCCTCAAAAACGCGACGTaacccaaataaaaatgtggaaaaacggggttttcaccccaaaaatccggTTTTAGGACGTTATGACGTCACGGATTTGCgttttgatgctttttttggctttttcgTGTGTTTTAACCGAAGAAACGAACGGGTATTTCCGGCTCTGAGCCGCTCTGGCCCGCTCGGAGGACCGCGAGTTCCGTTAGCTTTAACGAACACCCTCCCAACTCTATGGTAACTTCCGGTCCGCGCTGTCACACTCGCGTCACCTCGATGGTGATTTCCGGTCCGGAGCCGCTCTGGCCTCCTTGGAGGACCAAACCCTCCCATTGATCTCAACGACGCCGCTCAACTCTATGGTTCCTCCCCATTCACCGCCATTGGAGCCGCTCTGGCCGCCTCGGAGGACTCGCTACTGGTTTGAGGCCCAAAGTCGTTTTTTTTTCgcctccaaatcccaaattttccttttttttccccgattttttcttcccaatccaaattttccaacctaaactttcattttctccttccaAACTCAAAACTCGCAGGTTTTGGGGCAAAACTCTCCCATTTTGAGCCCGAATTCTTcgttttttctctcaaaattcctttttcctctcaaaaatcccaattttctctcaaaaaccccaatttttccctaaaaatcccaattttccctcaaaaatccaaatttccctaaaaaaccccaaatttcccctcaaaaatccaaattttccctcaaaaatttcctttttttccctcaaaaattcccttttttccctcaaaaattcccaatttttcccctcaaaaaccccaattttccctcaaaattcccaaattttccctcaaaaaccccaaacttccccaaaaagccccaaattttccctcaaaaatcccaaattttccctaaaaacccccaaatttcccctcaaaaattcccttttttccctcaaaattcccattttttccctcagaaattcccttttttccccccaaattcccatttttttccctcaaaaatcccaaattttcccctcaaaaatcccaatttttccctcaaaacccccaaatttccctcaaaaaccccaaatttcccctcaaaaattcccttttttccctcaaaaatcaattttttttccccaaaattcccttttttccccccaaattcccaattttcccccgaaaatcccaaattttccctaaaaaaacccaaatttcccctcagaaattcccttttttccctcaaaaatcaattttttttccctcaaaaaccccaattttcccccaaaagccCAAAATTTCgctaaaaaaccccaattttcccctcaaaaattcccttttttccctcaaaaatcaaattttttccctcaaaaatcccaatttttcccctcaaaaattcccaatttcccccaaaattcccaaattttccctcaaaaaccccaaacttccccaaaaagccccaaatttcccctcaaaaatccccaaattttccctcaaaaatcccaaattttcctcagaaattcaaatttttccctcagaaattcccttttttccctcaaaacccccaaatttccctaaaaaaaagcaaattttacctcaaaaacccaaaattttccctaaaaaccctcaaatttcccctcaaaaattcccttttttccccaaaaattccattttttccctcaaaaatcaaaatttttttccccaaaaattcctttttcccccaaaattcccaattttcccccaaattcccgccttttttccccccttacgTCACTTCCGGGTTCCGCCCCCGCCCCTCCCTCAGCCCTGAGGGGGCGGGAGCGGccccaaatttgggggaattttgggtttttttgggaattttgggtttttttgggatcatGGAGGGACCCCCCGAGGAAGAGGAGCCCCAGGtaagggggggggaggggaaatttCGGGAATTtcgggggaattttgggaattttttgggcgGGAGATCGGAGCCTCTTccgggtgggggaggggattttttgagggggattttggggggatttggggagatttgggagttttggggattttttggtaatttttggggggatttggggatttttggggggattttgggagttttggggatgtttgggaattttgggggattttgggggaattttgggggattttttgggggattttgtgaattttttgggaattttgggtggattttgggatttttggggaattttggggattttggggagttttggggatttttgggaattttggggatttttggggggaattttggggattttggggaggattttgggagttttggggattttgggggaatttggttttttttttttaattttggggggatttggggattttgggggagttttcgggagttttggggattttggggaattttggggggatttgggggattttgggagtttgggggaattttgggggaattttggggggattttgggatttttgggggagttttggggatttttggggatttttgggaattttgggggaacttgggggggatttgggggatttttagggatttttgggaattttggagatttttgggaggattttggggatttttgggaattttgagggaattttcgggagttttggagattttgggggaattttgggggattttttgggaattttggggggatttggggtttctttggaaattttggggggatttgggggattttggggggattttgggaattttggggatttttgggaattttggggggatttggggagattttggggggattttggggggatttgggggatttttgggaggatttggggagttttggggattttggggaattttggggggattttggggattttttttgaaatttgggggaattttgggggaattttcgggagttttggggatttttgggaattttgggggatttttttttttaatttggggaaattttggggatctggggggattttgggaatttttaggggatttggggattttttgggatttttggggaattttggacattttttggacattttgggaattttttgggacattttgggaatTTTCGGGAGTTTTGGAGTCgcttttggggctttttttgggattttggggatttttgagatCCAGGCTggaatttgaggattttttgggatcctggATTTGAATTTGAGGTCCCAAaatgaatttttgggaattctgggctgGAATTTCGGGATTTCCAGATCcatttgggaattcccagtcagattttgaggattttggggcaaaACTTGAAGATTTTGGGTCAAATTTGGACGATTTTGACGCGAATTTCGCCGATTTTGGCCTTTCCCGGCCGGATTTTTCcgggaatttttcccaaaattcccaaaattcccggaattttgGCTTTTCCAGGGGCTGGTGATGGTGGTGACGGGCGGATCCGGGTTCCTGGGCTCTCACCTGGTCCAGGTGTTGTTGGAGGCGGAGCCGGAGCTTCGGGAGCTTCGAATCCTCGACCTCAACCCCGACCCCGAGATTGTTCCGGAACGGCACCGTGagttccccaaaaaattcccaaaaaattcccaaaattccaggaaaaaattcgcagaattccagaaaaatccctggaattccaaaaaaaaaaaaccctgaaatttaaaaaaatttccttaaaattatcttgaatttttggcttttaaatcctgaaatttgaattttaaaaagcccaaaaaattcccaaaaattccccaaattccagaaaaaaattccctggaatttaaaaaaaattccttgaaaTTATCTTGaatttttggcttttaaatGGTGAAATTTGAgtttaaaaattcctaaaaaattcccaaaaaattccccaaaattctctaaattccagaaaaatccctggaattccagaaaaatttttcctgaaatttaaaaaaatttccttgaaaTTATCTCGGATTTTTGGCTTTTAAATGGTGAAATTTGAgtttaaaaattcccaaaaattccctaaaaattccaaaaaattcccaaagaattcccaaaattccaggaaaaaattcccaaaattccctccaaaaattcccaaaattccagaaaaaaattccctagaatttaaaaagaattccttgaaattattttgaatttttggcttttaaatcctgaaatttgaattttaaaaagcccaaaaattcccaaaaaattcccaaagaattcccaaaattccagaaaaaaattcccaaaattccaggaaaaaatcccccccaaaattccctggaattaaaaaaaaaaaatcgtgAAATTATCTTGAATTTTCGGCTTTTAAATGGTGAAATTTGAGtttaaaaagcccaaaaattcccaaaaaaatcccaaaattccaggaaaaaattcccaaaattccaggaaaaaaaatcccaaaattccctccaaaattccctgaaatttccccccaattttcacctttaaatgctgaaatttgatttaaaaaagcccaaaaattcccaaaaaaatccccaaaaattcccaaaaaatttttcaaaattccagaaaaaaattcccaaaattccaggaaaaaatcccccccaaattccttggaatttaaaaaaaaaaaaatcgtgAAATTATCTTGaatttttggcttttaaatggtgaaatttgaatttaaaaagcccaaaaaa
The window above is part of the Poecile atricapillus isolate bPoeAtr1 chromosome 34, bPoeAtr1.hap1, whole genome shotgun sequence genome. Proteins encoded here:
- the LOC131590617 gene encoding fibrinogen alpha-1 chain-like isoform X2; amino-acid sequence: MPRPRPAERYRQRWRRLRRAARALVLENGALCDEVARLEAKWLRARGQRRFLLGRLLGHRARAAGEAVKRPRRARTAPARGRGGGAAVSGQWSAGSKDDQWSSGSKNDQWSSGSKSDQWSSGSKSDQWSAGGRAGSKDDQWSEGLKSDQWSSGSKNDQWSSGSKSDQWSSGSKSDQWSSGGRSGLKDDQWSTGGRPVGSKDDQWSSGSKSDQWSSGSKSDQWSSGSKSDQWSSGSKSDQWSSGSKSDQWSSGGRVAPKDDQRSAGGRAAVTKDDQWSSGSRATSGGLRPLQEPRPARDDRKANAEGSGRRRGREEEEEEEDDREEDEDDREEDEDDREEDEDDHEEDEDDHEEDEEEEEEEEGAALAFGYSDLFLGSPAGSDE
- the LOC131590697 gene encoding uncharacterized protein LOC131590697, translating into MGGFGPPRRPERLRTGNHHRGDFRWCSLISVPPALTSGPTRFVPTPVSPKIAVFCPKIAVFYPKIAAFRPKTSGGRGRGNLRENFQPKLRFFLSIFPDFPRFFLKREPRDSGGENLGQIWGILGKFGKIWGFWGKFEEIWGFFGNLGQFGEFWVDLGKIWGNLGKFGEFWEILRKFGAIWAKFGEIWEILGNLGTIWENLGKFGSIWANLGRFVPICVNLGQFGSICANFGHFELDLGHFVPICANLGQFVPILVNLGSICANLGQFELNLSQFWLNLYQFGSIWVDLCQFGSICANLGQFELNLGQFELNLSQFWVNLCRFWSI
- the LOC131590617 gene encoding RNA polymerase-associated protein LEO1-like isoform X3; amino-acid sequence: MPRPRPAERYRQRWRRLRRAARALVLENGALCDEVARLEAKWLRARGQRRFLLGRLLGHRARAAGEAVKRPRRARTAPARGRGGGAAVSGQWSAGSKDDQWSSGSKNDQWSSGSKSDQWSSGSKSDQWSAGGRAGSKDDQWSEGLKSDQWSSGSKNDQWSSGGRSGSKSDQWSSESKSDQWSSGSKSDQWSSGSKSDQWSSGGRSGLKDDQWSTGSKSDQWSSGSKSDQWSSGSKSDQWSSGSKSDQWSSGGRVAPKDDQRSAGGRAAVTKDDQWSSGSRATSGGLRPLQEPRPARDDRKANAEGSGRRRGREEEEEEEDDREEDEDDREEDEDDREEDEDDHEEDEDDHEEDEEEEEEEEGAALAFGYSDLFLGSPAGSDE
- the LOC131590617 gene encoding uncharacterized transmembrane protein DDB_G0289901-like isoform X1; protein product: MPRPRPAERYRQRWRRLRRAARALVLENGALCDEVARLEAKWLRARGQRRFLLGRLLGHRARAAGEAVKRPRRARTAPARGRGGGAAVSGQWSAGSKDDQWSSGSKNDQWSSGSKSDQWSSGSKSDQWSAGGRAGSKDDQWSEGLKSDQWSSGSKNDQWSSGGRSGSKSDQWSSESKSDQWSSGSKSDQWSSGSKSDQWSSGGRSGLKDDQWSTGGRPVGSKDDQWSSGSKSDQWSSGSKSDQWSSGSKSDQWSSGSKMAPKDDQRSAGGRAAVTKDDQWSSGSRATSGGLRPLQEPRPARDDRKANAEGSGRRRGREEEEEEEDDREEDEDDREEDEDDREEDEDDHEEDEDDHEEDEEEEEEEEGAALAFGYSDLFLGSPAGSDE